A genomic segment from Acidobacteriota bacterium encodes:
- a CDS encoding tetratricopeptide repeat protein: MRNKLTALLVATLVLGAPSLLRADWETGVAAFKSGNYTAAAQEFQTITEQHKDWPDGYFMLGQALNKLNRKQDALNAFRQAYDLKPNDTRYQLQLGNSYVQNNRFRDAASLLTKIDEGSLSGSQKQIYHKLLAVSLDKTGQAGAALDALAKAARSNPNDASVQYNYGAAAFNAGRTADAVNALEKAVRLDGRDTTKRRAYVDALMRSGRETRGSGKLGVYAKAADAAKALVAADPSYDNLMKLGEAQLGAKQYTEAVQSFNQAASKKSNEWIPHFYIGQASTARQEYTKAEQALKQALQKSPPAKDRQRVQKQLGFVYEKQKRYDEAIDFYNQAGDAAGAQRARENRDINAHNREAEAEQREYEELKAAEERLKKELEELGTEPPRF, translated from the coding sequence ATGCGCAACAAGCTGACGGCCCTGTTGGTCGCCACCCTGGTTTTGGGTGCACCGAGCCTGCTGCGTGCCGACTGGGAGACCGGGGTGGCCGCATTCAAGTCAGGGAATTACACCGCTGCAGCTCAGGAGTTTCAGACGATCACCGAGCAGCATAAGGATTGGCCCGACGGCTACTTCATGCTCGGCCAGGCTTTGAACAAGTTGAATCGGAAGCAGGACGCCCTCAACGCGTTCCGCCAGGCTTACGATTTGAAGCCCAACGACACTCGCTATCAGCTGCAGTTGGGTAACTCCTACGTCCAGAACAACCGGTTCCGGGACGCTGCGAGCCTGTTGACCAAGATCGACGAGGGTAGCCTGAGCGGCAGCCAGAAGCAGATCTACCACAAGCTGCTGGCCGTCTCGCTGGACAAGACCGGCCAGGCCGGGGCCGCCCTCGACGCCCTCGCCAAGGCGGCTCGCTCGAACCCCAACGACGCTTCGGTGCAGTACAACTACGGCGCCGCCGCATTCAATGCGGGCCGCACCGCCGATGCGGTGAACGCGCTGGAGAAGGCGGTCCGCTTGGACGGCCGGGACACCACCAAGCGCCGTGCCTATGTCGATGCCCTGATGCGCAGTGGTCGCGAGACCCGCGGCAGCGGCAAGCTCGGGGTTTACGCCAAGGCCGCGGATGCGGCCAAGGCCCTGGTGGCGGCGGACCCGAGCTACGACAACTTGATGAAGCTCGGCGAGGCCCAGCTCGGTGCCAAGCAGTACACCGAGGCGGTGCAGAGCTTCAATCAGGCTGCCAGCAAGAAGTCCAACGAGTGGATTCCGCACTTCTACATCGGCCAGGCTTCTACCGCCCGTCAGGAGTACACCAAGGCCGAGCAGGCCCTGAAGCAGGCTCTCCAGAAGAGTCCGCCGGCGAAGGATCGCCAGCGCGTCCAAAAGCAGCTGGGCTTCGTGTACGAGAAGCAGAAGCGCTATGACGAGGCGATCGACTTCTACAACCAGGCCGGTGATGCGGCAGGCGCGCAGCGCGCTCGCGAGAACCGCGACATCAACGCTCACAACCGTGAGGCCGAGGCGGAGCAGCGAGAGTACGAGGAGCTGAAGG
- a CDS encoding DUF4388 domain-containing protein, which yields MAFQGSLKELPLPDIIQLVSVSGKTGKFSLTSEAGEGEIHLQDGRIVHAFSGKLEGEEAVYEMAVWRDGDFVFVPSETAGVTTINKSNTNLLMEAARRLDEWQILSKRIPSTGLVPVFTDDSSRTSVSLTPQEWMVISKIDERRTIDELAIAIGTSPFEASKLLYGLITSGLIRLEETFSGIPIKRLSQLSLEESEQLSRQVLQLAQGLMQDQLDAGEVEKISRLYRAEVESGRQVDALIDLIRSLEKMVSTTSGPNRSKELLSKVADFLQA from the coding sequence ATGGCCTTCCAGGGGTCGCTGAAAGAGCTGCCGCTCCCGGATATCATCCAGCTGGTCTCGGTCTCGGGGAAGACCGGAAAGTTTTCCCTGACGAGCGAGGCCGGCGAGGGTGAGATCCATCTGCAAGACGGCCGCATCGTCCACGCCTTCAGCGGCAAGCTGGAGGGCGAAGAAGCCGTCTACGAGATGGCCGTCTGGCGCGACGGCGACTTCGTATTCGTGCCTAGCGAGACCGCCGGTGTTACCACCATCAACAAGTCCAACACGAACCTGTTGATGGAGGCGGCCCGGCGTCTCGACGAATGGCAGATTCTTTCCAAGCGCATCCCCTCCACGGGTCTCGTCCCCGTCTTCACCGACGATTCATCGCGCACCTCGGTTTCGCTGACACCCCAAGAGTGGATGGTGATCAGCAAGATCGACGAGCGGCGCACCATCGACGAGTTGGCCATTGCCATTGGCACCAGCCCGTTCGAGGCGAGCAAGCTCCTCTACGGCTTGATCACCTCCGGGCTCATCCGGCTGGAGGAGACCTTCTCTGGCATTCCCATCAAGCGCCTCAGTCAGCTCAGCCTCGAGGAGAGCGAGCAGCTCAGCCGTCAGGTGCTGCAACTCGCTCAAGGATTGATGCAGGATCAGCTGGATGCGGGTGAAGTGGAGAAGATTTCTCGGTTGTATCGAGCAGAGGTAGAGTCGGGCCGCCAGGTCGATGCGCTCATCGATTTGATTCGTTCCCTGGAGAAGATGGTTTCCACCACCTCCGGACCCAATCGATCGAAGGAGCTTCTGAGTAAGGTGGCAGATTTCTTGCAAGCCTAA
- a CDS encoding energy transducer TonB, protein MAEQTNKPAAKGKGSGKSISQDDAAMGGVLTYIQESQEDRRNFWIGVAIAVAFHAVLLFTYLPKADADDSGEREKPKVYVVQQVRFQPPPPPKQQEIPKPKAKKVPIPDPTPDEPEPIRLEEEIEPEMELPDTDVIFDIPDGPPPAEPTGPIHVGGDVSAPVKISSPPPQYTEIARKARIQGVVIVQAIINKDGRVENVKVLKGLPMGLDQAAVDAIKKWRFEPATLNGKPVTVYYNLTVNFTLQ, encoded by the coding sequence ATGGCAGAGCAAACGAACAAGCCCGCGGCTAAAGGGAAGGGCTCCGGCAAGTCCATCAGCCAAGACGACGCGGCGATGGGCGGAGTCCTGACCTATATTCAGGAATCCCAGGAAGATCGGCGCAACTTCTGGATCGGCGTCGCCATCGCGGTCGCCTTCCACGCGGTGCTGCTCTTCACCTATCTCCCTAAGGCCGATGCGGACGACTCCGGCGAACGGGAAAAGCCGAAGGTCTACGTGGTCCAGCAGGTGCGGTTCCAGCCGCCCCCGCCGCCCAAGCAGCAAGAGATTCCCAAGCCCAAGGCGAAGAAGGTGCCGATTCCGGATCCGACTCCGGACGAGCCCGAGCCCATCCGACTCGAGGAAGAGATCGAGCCAGAGATGGAGCTGCCTGACACGGACGTGATCTTCGACATCCCCGACGGTCCGCCGCCGGCGGAGCCCACTGGGCCGATTCACGTCGGTGGCGACGTTTCCGCCCCGGTCAAGATCTCCTCTCCTCCGCCGCAGTACACCGAGATCGCTCGCAAGGCGCGCATTCAGGGCGTCGTCATCGTGCAGGCGATCATCAACAAAGACGGTCGGGTGGAGAACGTCAAGGTCCTCAAGGGTCTGCCCATGGGCTTGGACCAAGCGGCCGTTGACGCGATCAAGAAGTGGAGATTCGAGCCGGCGACGCTCAACGGGAAGCCGGTGACCGTCTACTACAACCTGACGGTCAACTTCACGCTTCAGTAG
- a CDS encoding biopolymer transporter ExbD — MKLNPRRVSDEIPTSSMADIAFLLIIYFMVTTTFAATRGLDFALPKEEDQPPVVEKEESVLIEIQANGELMVDQRPMQLSEVLDYLEPKLEVNPRKPVIIRPDGSAPYGAMVDVYDELRQGADRGVEVKNISIPTQREIDRFWY; from the coding sequence ATGAAACTGAATCCACGCCGGGTCAGCGACGAGATTCCAACGTCGTCGATGGCGGACATCGCCTTCCTGCTGATCATCTACTTCATGGTGACGACCACCTTCGCCGCCACCCGTGGCCTCGACTTCGCCTTGCCCAAGGAGGAGGATCAGCCGCCGGTGGTGGAGAAAGAGGAGTCGGTGCTGATCGAGATTCAGGCCAACGGTGAGTTGATGGTCGATCAGCGGCCCATGCAGCTCAGCGAGGTGCTGGACTACCTTGAGCCGAAGCTGGAAGTGAATCCCCGCAAGCCGGTGATCATCCGGCCGGACGGTAGCGCTCCTTATGGCGCCATGGTCGACGTTTACGACGAGCTACGCCAGGGGGCGGACCGCGGTGTCGAGGTCAAGAACATCTCAATCCCAACCCAGCGCGAGATCGACCGATTCTGGTATTGA
- a CDS encoding biopolymer transporter ExbD: MELHAQKAVPPVIPTASMADIAFLLIIFFMVTFTIEVDKTQVTLPTTQIRQEVPKKAAMVSITEAGQIRVSDGEQMSAPVPSTDDVLSFAAEVIGRDPTKEFVLKADSNTPYRVVDEAIDALKQAQVRIIYLLSGAETVDQQSGDAAPAGN; this comes from the coding sequence ATGGAACTACACGCTCAAAAAGCAGTACCCCCGGTGATCCCCACCGCCTCAATGGCGGATATCGCCTTCCTGCTGATCATCTTCTTCATGGTGACCTTCACCATCGAGGTGGACAAGACTCAGGTGACCCTGCCGACGACGCAGATCCGGCAGGAGGTGCCGAAGAAGGCCGCGATGGTGTCGATCACCGAGGCGGGCCAGATCCGCGTCAGCGACGGCGAGCAGATGAGTGCACCGGTGCCCTCCACGGATGACGTGCTCTCCTTCGCGGCGGAGGTCATCGGCCGGGATCCGACGAAGGAATTCGTGCTCAAGGCCGACTCCAACACCCCGTACCGGGTCGTCGACGAGGCCATTGACGCGCTCAAGCAGGCTCAGGTGAGAATCATCTACCTGCTCTCCGGCGCCGAGACCGTCGACCAGCAGTCCGGAGACGCCGCCCCAGCCGGCAATTAA
- a CDS encoding MotA/TolQ/ExbB proton channel family protein: MNGENFRFWELMDQGGVVMWLLLIMSVIALAVIVERLFALWRAKINVNEFLARIRKALIVNRSVREAIKVCEQYRGPVASIMKAGLLKYGQPKDEVEKTIENAALFEMGRLERGLTVLATVANVAPLLGFLGTVTGMIRSFDALAAAGLSNPGLVASGIKEALTTTAGGLAVAIPVQIMYNYFMSRINKFVRDIETAANMLLETFVEMERSGITPETAPAAPEKKK, translated from the coding sequence GTGAACGGTGAGAATTTCCGGTTCTGGGAGTTGATGGATCAAGGCGGCGTGGTCATGTGGCTGCTGCTGATCATGTCGGTGATTGCTTTGGCGGTCATCGTCGAGCGTCTTTTCGCGCTCTGGCGTGCCAAGATCAATGTGAACGAGTTTTTGGCCAGGATCCGCAAGGCCCTCATCGTCAACCGCTCCGTTCGCGAGGCAATCAAGGTTTGCGAGCAGTACCGCGGTCCCGTGGCTTCGATCATGAAGGCCGGTCTGCTCAAGTACGGCCAGCCCAAGGACGAAGTCGAGAAGACCATCGAGAACGCCGCTCTCTTCGAGATGGGGCGCCTCGAGCGTGGTCTCACGGTGCTCGCCACCGTCGCCAACGTGGCTCCGCTGCTGGGCTTCCTCGGTACCGTTACCGGCATGATTCGCTCCTTCGACGCGCTGGCTGCGGCCGGTCTCTCCAACCCGGGCCTGGTGGCCAGCGGTATTAAAGAGGCGTTGACCACCACCGCCGGTGGTTTGGCCGTCGCGATTCCGGTGCAGATCATGTACAACTACTTCATGAGCCGGATCAACAAGTTCGTGCGCGACATCGAGACCGCGGCCAACATGCTGCTCGAGACCTTTGTCGAGATGGAGCGCAGCGGGATCACTCCGGAGACGGCTCCGGCGGCGCCCGAGAAGAAGAAGTAA
- the ruvC gene encoding crossover junction endodeoxyribonuclease RuvC — protein MLILGFDPGSRYTGYGVLQRRGSRITAIDQGRLATPRGAELPQRLAYLANGAAELLARHAPELVAVESTFHGPNTRSLIVLAQARGVLLAESARAGVEVREYSPAEIKSAVTGSGRAPKQQVARMVGVLMAVDSQSWPADAADAMAVAICCARRYRMEGLAAQRQPRR, from the coding sequence GTGCTGATCCTCGGCTTCGATCCCGGCAGCCGGTATACCGGCTACGGCGTCCTGCAGCGCCGTGGCTCCCGCATCACCGCCATCGACCAAGGTCGCCTCGCCACCCCCCGGGGCGCCGAGTTGCCCCAGCGCCTCGCGTACCTGGCCAACGGTGCCGCCGAGCTCCTCGCCCGCCATGCTCCCGAGCTGGTGGCGGTGGAATCCACCTTCCACGGTCCCAACACCCGTTCCCTCATCGTCCTCGCTCAGGCCCGTGGCGTGCTTCTTGCAGAATCAGCCCGTGCCGGTGTCGAGGTCCGCGAGTACAGCCCGGCGGAAATCAAGTCCGCGGTCACCGGCAGCGGCAGGGCGCCGAAGCAGCAAGTGGCTCGCATGGTCGGTGTTCTGATGGCTGTGGACAGTCAGTCCTGGCCAGCGGATGCCGCCGATGCCATGGCGGTTGCTATATGCTGCGCGCGGCGCTACCGTATGGAAGGCCTAGCGGCGCAAAGACAGCCTCGGCGATGA
- a CDS encoding YebC/PmpR family DNA-binding transcriptional regulator, whose product MAGHSKWANIQHRKARVDAARGKLFTRLVKEITVAARLGGGDPDGNPRLRAAIQDARNSNVPNDNIDRAIKKGTGDLEGVAYEECTLEGYGPGGVAMLVEAVTDNRNRTVAEVRHLFSRAGGSLGESGCVAWMFERQGYFALDPETMSEEQFMELALDLGADDIETSDEAYEIYTSAEDYMRILEELEKRQIAVQSKDFAMVPNSTTELDEQKMASVANLVDTLEEHDDVQNVWFNADLPSDEEE is encoded by the coding sequence ATGGCAGGTCATAGTAAATGGGCCAATATTCAGCACCGCAAGGCGCGGGTCGATGCGGCCCGCGGCAAACTCTTCACGCGCCTGGTCAAGGAGATTACCGTCGCGGCACGCCTCGGCGGCGGTGACCCCGACGGCAACCCGCGGCTACGGGCGGCGATCCAGGACGCCCGCAACAGCAACGTCCCCAACGACAATATCGATCGCGCGATCAAGAAGGGGACCGGCGATCTAGAGGGCGTGGCTTACGAAGAGTGCACCCTGGAAGGCTACGGCCCCGGCGGCGTGGCCATGCTCGTCGAGGCGGTCACCGACAACCGCAATCGCACCGTGGCCGAGGTTCGACACCTCTTCTCCCGCGCCGGCGGCTCCCTGGGGGAGAGCGGTTGTGTCGCCTGGATGTTCGAGCGCCAAGGCTATTTCGCCCTCGATCCCGAGACCATGAGCGAGGAGCAGTTCATGGAGCTGGCGCTGGACTTGGGCGCCGACGATATCGAGACCTCCGACGAGGCCTACGAGATCTACACCTCGGCCGAGGACTACATGCGCATCCTGGAAGAATTGGAAAAACGTCAAATCGCCGTGCAATCCAAGGACTTCGCCATGGTGCCCAACTCCACCACCGAGCTCGACGAGCAGAAGATGGCCTCGGTGGCCAACCTGGTGGACACCCTGGAGGAGCACGACGACGTCCAGAACGTCTGGTTCAACGCCGACCTCCCCAGCGACGAGGAAGAATGA
- a CDS encoding protein kinase, with the protein MASFLIIERDEQTAERLRHALVQGGWQAHPFYDVDAAMQLPQDEAPDVVFVEAGLEKGTELLQRFRRRNARSASVALVSDPTSPVQQAAMKAGDQVLHRPISEDALWAVIRALEATAEAPAEKPQQPSRAQKFTSEDIFGDLLLEVESDPDSGSQPAPEEPSQPPAAAAPSPPPPTGAPSTTDTPPAPRPPAQRPSASTQSDKDEDAINRRLEQTLSGVLGPRRKKPAPPKPTPTRGPEERPIREALGLEGLGGKNPTSKSTSSKSPTSTTAGAESPAKPKKPRKTSHPGLGDVDKLLSETLSGLDLGPRQRPKAKPPADKAPAAQTPADQAPADQAPADQAPADSPSSKPPAAEAPATEPPRPVTPPTPTPAPPPAAPEAPPAPPEEPRAAEPAEPRPPSLDAAADPLSAFDMPLPGESATGAEPRPAEITPLGEHAEAQGPTSSESAPPDEAAPAAAAAEAEAPYGEATESPSSPGTGEQPLEYPSSAPDSGTGTGSMAPAEPNLGELAGSFSTQKIPTVPSGRVDPKPGQTFGPYTLLERIAVGGMAEVWKARMDGVAGFQKTVAIKKILPQLTENEEFEKMFVDEAKLAAELNHPNIIHIYDLGEIHSEYYIAMEYVEGKDLRSLLNLSQRKRMALPPGLALLIAMRLASALDYAHRKRDADDHEMGLVHRDVSPQNVLISHEGDIKLCDFGIVKAVAKSSKTQMGALKGKLQYMSPEQAWGQDVDSRSDIFSLGAILFEMLTGQRLFEGDSELSILDSVRNGEVRTPRALDASIPEELDQLVGRAVAQKPENRFQTAGAMREEIEGVMDRLSLKPTGSDLGAFIRRLQAAPVAPPPTETAPPETPPAEPPSSKAAFSAPAPAGEADPADLWPPPSLDLPDVPAPTEWEPESEDLAEPQEAGGALSGEAQAPKTTDDATPETPSAARLIPVTPEEEAPLAEASAAKDSPLASPKAESPSAESLEAEEPKAEDSKAEKPGIGSPEISPSEISPPETRDAKHDDTGPLVDAVPPSADSETPKASSKRWIWIALILALLAAAAAYYFLSNRGEGGSEPPAAPSATSTGLELPAESGDDPAGDLPDAGDEELDSPDSPLGATSDGAAPGSNASETATTASAADLAREEMEKLQAEQLAQEKQRLQQQMEARERELQEKLDSLKSEPAEEATERSASTGEAPKEQAPAAQEPAVPTEKKATAEQEAVAQEPPEPVQEPVATKAAKEPPAKRTTAAERRDATVATRTAPAQP; encoded by the coding sequence ATGGCTTCCTTCCTGATCATCGAACGCGACGAGCAAACCGCCGAGCGCCTGCGCCATGCGTTGGTCCAGGGTGGCTGGCAAGCGCATCCCTTCTACGACGTAGATGCGGCGATGCAGCTCCCTCAGGACGAAGCCCCGGACGTGGTGTTCGTGGAAGCCGGCCTGGAGAAGGGGACCGAGCTGCTGCAGCGCTTTCGCCGCCGCAATGCCCGTTCCGCCTCCGTCGCCTTGGTCTCCGACCCCACCTCGCCGGTTCAGCAGGCGGCGATGAAAGCCGGCGACCAGGTTCTCCATCGCCCGATCTCGGAAGACGCCCTGTGGGCGGTGATCCGGGCCCTGGAGGCCACCGCAGAGGCACCGGCGGAGAAGCCTCAGCAGCCTTCGCGGGCGCAGAAGTTCACCTCCGAGGACATCTTCGGAGACCTGCTTCTGGAGGTGGAGAGCGATCCCGATTCCGGCTCTCAGCCTGCCCCCGAGGAGCCGTCCCAACCCCCGGCCGCGGCCGCACCCTCTCCGCCGCCACCGACGGGCGCGCCCTCGACCACCGATACGCCACCCGCCCCGCGCCCTCCCGCCCAAAGACCCAGCGCCAGCACCCAGAGCGACAAGGATGAGGACGCCATCAATCGCCGGCTGGAGCAAACCCTCTCCGGCGTCCTGGGTCCGCGGCGCAAGAAGCCGGCGCCTCCGAAGCCCACTCCCACTCGGGGGCCTGAGGAAAGGCCCATCCGGGAAGCCCTTGGCCTGGAGGGCCTCGGCGGCAAGAACCCCACCAGCAAGAGCACTAGCAGCAAGAGCCCCACCAGCACGACTGCCGGCGCTGAGAGTCCCGCCAAGCCCAAGAAGCCGCGCAAGACCAGCCATCCGGGGCTGGGGGACGTCGACAAGCTGCTCAGCGAGACCCTCTCCGGCCTCGATCTCGGGCCCCGGCAACGCCCCAAGGCCAAGCCTCCAGCGGACAAAGCACCGGCAGCTCAGACTCCGGCAGATCAGGCTCCGGCAGATCAGGCTCCGGCAGATCAGGCTCCGGCGGACAGCCCCTCCAGCAAGCCACCCGCCGCCGAGGCGCCCGCCACCGAGCCCCCTCGACCGGTGACGCCGCCAACACCGACACCGGCACCGCCGCCGGCCGCTCCGGAAGCTCCACCGGCACCACCCGAGGAGCCTAGAGCAGCCGAACCAGCCGAGCCACGGCCCCCCTCCCTCGACGCTGCGGCGGACCCGCTCTCCGCTTTCGACATGCCCCTACCCGGCGAGAGCGCCACCGGAGCCGAGCCGCGGCCAGCGGAGATCACTCCATTGGGCGAGCACGCCGAAGCGCAAGGCCCGACGAGCTCCGAAAGCGCCCCGCCGGACGAGGCGGCCCCGGCTGCAGCGGCCGCAGAGGCAGAAGCCCCATATGGAGAAGCGACCGAGAGCCCGTCCTCCCCAGGTACCGGCGAGCAACCTCTCGAGTACCCATCCAGCGCTCCCGACAGCGGCACGGGCACTGGCAGCATGGCCCCGGCGGAGCCCAATCTGGGAGAGCTTGCGGGCAGCTTCAGCACCCAGAAGATTCCTACCGTCCCCAGCGGCCGAGTGGACCCCAAACCGGGGCAGACCTTCGGCCCCTACACCCTCCTCGAGCGCATCGCCGTGGGCGGCATGGCCGAGGTTTGGAAGGCGCGCATGGATGGCGTCGCCGGCTTCCAAAAGACGGTGGCGATCAAGAAGATCCTGCCCCAGCTCACCGAGAACGAAGAGTTCGAAAAGATGTTCGTCGACGAGGCGAAGCTGGCGGCGGAGCTCAACCACCCCAACATCATCCACATCTACGACCTGGGAGAGATCCACAGCGAGTACTACATCGCCATGGAATACGTGGAGGGCAAAGATCTGCGCTCCCTCCTCAACCTCTCCCAGCGCAAGCGCATGGCTCTGCCCCCCGGCCTCGCCTTGCTCATCGCCATGCGCCTGGCCAGCGCTCTCGACTACGCCCACCGCAAGCGCGACGCAGACGACCACGAGATGGGCCTGGTCCACCGCGATGTTTCGCCTCAGAACGTCCTGATCAGCCACGAGGGCGACATCAAGCTGTGCGACTTCGGCATCGTCAAGGCGGTAGCGAAGAGCAGCAAGACGCAGATGGGCGCTCTCAAGGGCAAGCTCCAGTACATGTCGCCGGAGCAAGCCTGGGGCCAGGACGTGGACAGCCGCTCGGACATCTTCTCCCTCGGCGCCATCCTCTTCGAGATGCTCACCGGCCAGCGCCTCTTCGAAGGCGACTCGGAGCTCTCCATCCTCGACTCGGTACGCAACGGCGAGGTCCGGACTCCCCGAGCCCTGGATGCCAGCATCCCCGAAGAGCTCGATCAGCTGGTGGGGCGCGCGGTGGCGCAGAAGCCGGAGAATCGATTCCAGACCGCCGGTGCCATGCGCGAGGAAATCGAGGGCGTGATGGATCGCCTGAGTCTCAAGCCCACGGGTTCCGATTTGGGAGCCTTCATCCGCCGGCTCCAAGCCGCCCCAGTGGCTCCGCCCCCAACAGAAACAGCGCCGCCGGAAACGCCCCCAGCGGAACCACCTTCGTCGAAGGCGGCATTCTCCGCTCCGGCTCCCGCCGGCGAAGCCGACCCTGCCGACCTCTGGCCGCCGCCGAGCCTCGACCTCCCGGATGTGCCCGCCCCGACGGAATGGGAGCCGGAGAGCGAAGATCTCGCCGAGCCTCAGGAAGCTGGCGGCGCGCTGTCTGGAGAAGCGCAAGCACCGAAGACCACCGACGATGCGACACCGGAAACACCCTCCGCGGCTCGACTGATCCCGGTGACTCCGGAGGAAGAGGCGCCCCTAGCCGAGGCATCTGCGGCGAAGGACTCCCCCCTCGCGAGCCCTAAAGCCGAAAGCCCCTCAGCTGAGAGCCTCGAGGCCGAGGAACCCAAAGCCGAAGACTCCAAGGCGGAGAAGCCCGGTATCGGCTCCCCCGAGATCAGCCCGTCCGAGATCAGCCCACCGGAGACCAGGGACGCCAAGCACGACGACACCGGCCCTCTGGTGGATGCCGTCCCCCCGTCCGCCGACTCGGAAACGCCGAAAGCCAGCAGCAAGCGGTGGATCTGGATCGCCCTGATCCTCGCCCTGCTGGCCGCCGCTGCGGCGTATTACTTCCTCTCCAACCGCGGCGAGGGGGGCAGCGAGCCGCCGGCGGCCCCGTCCGCCACCAGCACCGGCCTGGAATTGCCGGCGGAGAGCGGCGACGACCCCGCCGGGGACCTGCCGGACGCCGGCGACGAGGAGCTCGACTCCCCCGACTCTCCCCTGGGAGCCACCTCGGACGGCGCCGCCCCCGGGAGCAACGCCAGCGAGACGGCGACGACCGCCTCCGCCGCGGACCTCGCACGGGAAGAGATGGAAAAGCTCCAGGCTGAGCAGCTGGCGCAGGAGAAGCAACGGCTCCAGCAGCAGATGGAAGCTCGCGAGCGAGAGCTGCAGGAAAAGCTGGACAGCCTCAAATCCGAACCGGCGGAGGAAGCCACCGAGCGTAGCGCGTCGACCGGCGAGGCCCCGAAGGAGCAGGCTCCGGCAGCCC